The DNA sequence TGCAGCATGCGGGTGAGAATCCCCTCGGTCACCACCTCGATGCGCGTGGCGCTGCTGACCTTGGTGTCTTGCCGCATCCGGTATCCGACCCGTTGCCCGACCCGCTCGCCCAGGATGCTCGCCATGTAGGTCGCCGCGGCGCGGGTGGCGAGCCGACGAGGCTCCAGCATGACAATGCGCCGAGCCCCAAGCCACGGCGCGTCGAGCAGCGCCAGCGGGACGCGCGTCGTCTTGCCGGCGCCCGGGGGCGCGACCAGCACCGCGCGCCGCGCCTCGGCGAGTGCAGCCCGAAGCGCGGGAAGAGTGGCCTCAATTGGCAACACAGATCGACCATCGATCATCGATGATCGATCATCGATCATCGATCAGACCTGCGCGATATACAGGCCGCGCCCCTGCGGCCCGTACGCCTCGAGCACCACGTCGCCGAAGCCGGCGGCCTTCAGCGCGATCCGGTACTCCGCATCGGTGAACAGCGTCAGCGTGCGGAGCTCCTGCACGTGACGGACGCCGGAGTCGGTGCCGATCAGGTAGTGGATGTCGAGCAGGGAGCGATTGCCGACGATGCGGGTGTAGTTCATCCGCTGCACGAAGAGCCCCGGGCGCTGGGCACGGTCCGCCTTCACGTGGCCATCGGTCACCTGGGCCGGCGAGAGCCAGGGCTCCAGCAGCAACACCCCATTCGGGGCGAGGTGGCTGCGCATCCGGGTGACGGCCTTCGTCATGTCGGCCACGTCGCGCATGTAGCCGATCATCCCGAAGAGGCA is a window from the Gemmatimonadota bacterium genome containing:
- a CDS encoding class I SAM-dependent methyltransferase, translating into MLAHVEDAYEALYTGRSYQHEIGLVDRLLDVRLPPPPEDEEPEPRRVLEIGCGPGLRLAVLNQWHGKYRPEGLDRDPEMLRLAARRLGDVPLHLGDMRDFAVDGKFAAVLCLFGMIGYMRDVADMTKAVTRMRSHLAPNGVLLLEPWLSPAQVTDGHVKADRAQRPGLFVQRMNYTRIVGNRSLLDIHYLIGTDSGVRHVQELRTLTLFTDAEYRIALKAAGFGDVVLEAYGPQGRGLYIAQV